A genomic segment from Peribacillus sp. ACCC06369 encodes:
- a CDS encoding M56 family metallopeptidase — protein MWRKKSYFVISLSLLIACLVWSQMGAFLAHIFFGVNIKANFFKFCFSLFKEGSVYYFVVITLLNIVIAYSILSTLFKIAEQYLLSRRFKQKLFIYKNVEKTRSINETFKRVNKDILVVNADQPLAFTLGFRRPFIVISTGLIRLLDFDELEAVVEHEAFHQKKYDPLVIFILQLISHALWFIPLTKWCYKNYKIISELLADEYAINKMGTELGISAALLKLIKHCCSDKSSPVLVHFSNESVNYRLQQLVDPHKTIPLRADITTIFVSIYVLIILLGMTIVIV, from the coding sequence ATGTGGAGGAAAAAGTCTTATTTTGTGATAAGCCTGAGTCTACTAATTGCCTGTTTAGTATGGAGCCAAATGGGAGCTTTTTTGGCACACATCTTTTTTGGAGTAAATATTAAAGCCAACTTTTTTAAATTTTGCTTTAGTCTATTCAAGGAAGGTTCAGTATACTACTTTGTGGTCATCACACTGCTCAATATTGTAATAGCCTATAGTATATTGAGCACCCTATTCAAAATTGCAGAGCAATATCTCTTATCCAGAAGGTTTAAACAAAAGCTTTTTATCTACAAAAATGTTGAAAAGACAAGGTCTATAAATGAAACATTCAAACGGGTCAACAAAGATATCTTAGTTGTGAATGCTGATCAACCTCTTGCGTTTACACTTGGTTTCAGGCGACCATTCATTGTTATCAGTACTGGTTTAATTCGATTATTGGACTTTGATGAGCTAGAAGCGGTAGTAGAGCATGAGGCCTTTCACCAAAAAAAATACGATCCGCTGGTAATCTTCATTTTACAGTTGATTTCACATGCGTTATGGTTTATCCCACTGACAAAATGGTGTTATAAAAATTACAAAATAATAAGTGAATTATTAGCCGATGAATATGCGATTAATAAAATGGGGACTGAATTAGGCATAAGTGCTGCTTTGTTGAAGTTAATTAAACATTGTTGCTCTGATAAATCCTCTCCTGTCCTTGTCCACTTCTCGAATGAATCGGTTAACTATAGACTTCAGCAATTAGTCGATCCCCATAAAACAATTCCTTTGAGGGCTGATATTACCACGATTTTTGTTTCTATATATGTTTTGATTATACTATTGGGAATGACTATAGTGATTGTCTGA
- a CDS encoding BlaI/MecI/CopY family transcriptional regulator — MNIKNFKYDEVGLNRFFGPLEANIMEYLWNENEQSIKAVQQFLELDKPINFNTVMTVMNRLVEKGILEKRSEGRLSLFRPVQSKAEFLEEQSKKLTENLLDEFGGAVISHMLDAMKDADQGLIEKLEQKIQSLKKDKL; from the coding sequence ATGAATATTAAAAATTTTAAATATGATGAAGTTGGACTGAATCGTTTCTTTGGCCCTTTGGAAGCTAATATCATGGAATATTTATGGAATGAAAATGAACAGAGTATTAAAGCGGTTCAACAGTTCTTGGAGCTTGATAAACCTATCAACTTTAATACGGTAATGACGGTCATGAATCGACTGGTTGAAAAAGGCATTCTTGAAAAGCGGTCTGAAGGAAGGCTTTCATTATTTCGCCCCGTTCAGTCTAAAGCGGAGTTTTTAGAAGAGCAGTCAAAGAAACTTACTGAGAATTTGCTGGATGAATTTGGAGGGGCTGTAATTAGCCATATGTTAGATGCCATGAAAGATGCTGACCAAGGTTTAATTGAAAAATTGGAACAAAAAATTCAATCATTAAAAAAGGATAAATTATAA
- a CDS encoding NAD(P)H-binding protein — MTTKTALILGATGVVGTQLVKEISKSKIYKEIHLLTRREMKFTEPKCTGHVVDFENLSKYADLFNVTDVFICLGTTIKNAKSKEAFRKVDYDYVIEAAKMAKASDVEKLLVITAMGADSKSKFFYSRVKGDVEGTLQHLELNSVHIFRPSLLIGERKEFRAGEKISGMLSSFAKFLFVGPLRPYCAIEANKVAAAMYAAAQTTARGYYFYNSDEIEKLATKR; from the coding sequence ATGACTACTAAGACGGCATTGATTTTAGGGGCTACAGGTGTGGTTGGTACCCAGTTGGTTAAAGAGATAAGCAAGAGCAAAATTTATAAGGAAATCCACTTACTGACAAGAAGGGAAATGAAATTCACGGAACCCAAGTGCACAGGACACGTTGTGGATTTTGAAAATTTATCCAAGTATGCCGATTTGTTCAACGTCACCGATGTTTTCATTTGTTTAGGTACAACGATCAAGAATGCTAAATCGAAGGAAGCTTTTCGTAAAGTCGATTATGATTATGTAATAGAGGCAGCTAAAATGGCGAAAGCGTCCGATGTTGAAAAATTACTCGTCATAACAGCCATGGGAGCCGATTCCAAATCAAAGTTTTTCTACAGTCGTGTTAAGGGCGATGTGGAAGGAACACTACAACACCTAGAATTGAATTCTGTCCATATATTTCGTCCATCCTTACTTATTGGTGAACGAAAGGAATTTAGGGCAGGTGAAAAGATCTCTGGTATGCTAAGTTCCTTTGCTAAATTTCTCTTTGTGGGCCCATTACGTCCATATTGTGCCATAGAAGCAAACAAAGTAGCTGCTGCAATGTATGCAGCGGCCCAAACGACGGCACGAGGATATTATTTTTATAATTCAGATGAAATAGAGAAACTTGCAACAAAGAGGTAA
- a CDS encoding histidine phosphatase family protein codes for MTTICLVRHGQTDWNAIGKLQGQTDIPLNELGKLQARQCGEFLSKEDWDVIISSPLKRARETADIISRNIEVPVIEKMEFIEKNFGVAEGMTAAEREAAFKDKVYPGQENQDSLQYRLMNGLQEIQKEYPEKKVILVAHGAVIHFILRLMSNESIVSNEMRLFNACLSTIRFDVDSWIIDDFNQVNHLT; via the coding sequence ATTACTACTATATGTTTAGTGCGGCATGGTCAAACAGATTGGAATGCAATAGGAAAACTTCAGGGGCAGACTGATATCCCTTTAAATGAACTAGGAAAGTTACAGGCACGGCAATGTGGTGAATTTTTGTCAAAAGAGGATTGGGATGTAATTATTTCAAGCCCTCTAAAAAGGGCAAGGGAAACGGCTGATATCATTTCCCGTAATATTGAAGTCCCGGTTATCGAAAAAATGGAATTCATTGAAAAGAATTTTGGTGTCGCTGAAGGAATGACAGCGGCTGAAAGGGAAGCTGCATTCAAGGATAAAGTATATCCGGGTCAGGAAAATCAGGATTCTTTACAATACAGGCTGATGAATGGGCTCCAGGAAATTCAAAAGGAGTATCCCGAGAAGAAAGTTATACTTGTTGCACATGGCGCTGTCATTCATTTCATTTTACGGTTGATGTCAAACGAGTCTATCGTTTCCAACGAAATGCGCTTGTTCAATGCATGTTTGAGTACGATTAGATTTGATGTCGATTCCTGGATAATAGATGATTTCAATCAAGTTAATCATTTAACTTAG
- a CDS encoding n-acetylglutamate synthase, with product MINYDGRIFRAKVNSENGEVSGSTSFHYSQEGSILSASYQGGEIVKGTLIGLVNMDGSLEFRYNHVNEKGEIRGGSCLSTPKILPDGRIRLHEKWKWSDLEQSEGHSIIEEVIK from the coding sequence ATGATTAATTATGATGGACGGATATTCAGAGCTAAAGTCAATTCTGAAAATGGAGAAGTATCAGGAAGTACATCCTTCCACTATTCACAAGAAGGTTCAATTCTTTCAGCAAGTTATCAGGGCGGAGAGATTGTTAAGGGTACTTTAATTGGGCTTGTCAATATGGATGGATCTCTGGAATTCAGGTATAATCATGTCAATGAAAAAGGTGAAATTAGAGGAGGTAGCTGTCTTTCCACCCCTAAAATACTCCCTGATGGAAGGATACGCTTGCATGAAAAGTGGAAATGGTCTGATCTCGAGCAGAGTGAAGGACACTCCATCATAGAAGAAGTGATAAAATAA
- a CDS encoding DUF2179 domain-containing protein, which yields MKEILLILLLQLIYVPIYTLRTIFLVKNITILASILGIAEMLVYVFGLSLVFGGDQSILAMVVYAVGFGIGIIFGTKIEQKLAIGFINVTVNTQTKNESLVDTLRNNGFGVTLYTGEGRDSNRYRMEILTKRNREQELIATVEKFEPKAFIISYEPRYFKGGFLLDRLKNKAS from the coding sequence TTGAAAGAAATACTTCTGATTCTACTATTACAACTTATTTATGTTCCGATTTACACGCTGCGAACCATTTTCTTAGTAAAAAATATTACCATACTTGCCTCGATTCTGGGTATCGCAGAAATGTTAGTATACGTTTTTGGTTTATCCCTTGTATTTGGCGGTGACCAAAGCATACTCGCCATGGTTGTATATGCAGTCGGTTTTGGAATCGGAATAATTTTTGGTACGAAAATTGAGCAAAAACTCGCCATCGGTTTTATAAATGTAACCGTTAATACCCAAACCAAAAATGAATCCTTAGTTGATACATTGAGGAATAATGGATTTGGTGTCACTCTTTATACGGGCGAAGGCAGGGATAGCAACCGTTATCGAATGGAAATATTGACAAAACGCAACCGGGAACAAGAATTGATAGCAACCGTTGAAAAGTTTGAGCCTAAGGCTTTCATCATTTCATATGAACCACGTTATTTTAAAGGTGGATTTTTACTGGACCGGTTGAAAAATAAAGCAAGCTGA
- a CDS encoding HNH endonuclease: MKGTCELCDRGEIQLTIHHLTPRELGGSLLPIAYLCKSCHKQIHALYSNRELAIRLYNVVLLKDDEALKKYVKWIKKQPVTRAVKIKKSKTK, translated from the coding sequence ATGAAAGGTACTTGTGAGCTTTGTGACAGGGGTGAGATTCAACTGACCATCCATCATTTAACTCCTAGAGAGTTAGGAGGCAGCCTTTTACCAATTGCCTATCTCTGTAAATCATGTCATAAACAGATTCATGCATTGTATTCAAACCGAGAGCTGGCGATCCGGCTATATAACGTGGTTTTGCTGAAAGATGATGAAGCATTAAAAAAATATGTAAAGTGGATTAAAAAACAACCGGTTACTAGGGCAGTTAAGATTAAAAAATCAAAAACCAAATAA
- a CDS encoding cytosolic protein produces MNTFIVGFHQEDNVDSMQVQKLTAAEFEKTTSRGFRRLFELDTNIGYFVFFDAEDDEGDLSHLVLQYEEDNQDPSDCYSFTKNDFYEFMALYLQGMDEVEVEEEDDDKEEYGPIHHLAHLMFHIVEEGKSVKP; encoded by the coding sequence ATGAACACATTTATCGTGGGCTTTCATCAAGAAGATAATGTAGACAGCATGCAAGTGCAAAAATTGACGGCGGCTGAGTTTGAAAAAACAACATCACGCGGTTTTCGCAGATTATTTGAACTGGATACAAATATCGGTTATTTCGTTTTTTTTGATGCAGAAGATGATGAGGGTGATTTATCTCATCTTGTTTTACAATATGAAGAAGATAACCAGGATCCAAGTGATTGTTACTCCTTTACTAAAAATGATTTTTATGAGTTCATGGCACTTTATTTACAAGGCATGGATGAAGTGGAAGTGGAAGAAGAAGATGATGACAAAGAAGAGTATGGGCCAATCCATCATCTTGCCCATTTGATGTTTCATATTGTTGAAGAAGGAAAATCCGTAAAGCCTTAA
- a CDS encoding exodeoxyribonuclease III, with translation MKLVSWNVNGIRACVKKGFLDYFKDVDADIFCLQETKLQEGQISLELEGYHQYWNYALKKGYSGTAIFTKEKPLSVKYGVGEMDEEPEGRIITLEFENFYMVNVYTPNAKRDLSRLDYRLEWEDGMIDYLKKLDLVKPVIFCGDLNVAHQEIDLKNPKPNIGNSGFTNEERGKMTELLGAGFIDTFRHFYPKQEGAYTWWSYMAKVRERNIGWRIDYFIVSKRLADSLIEANIHCDVMGSDHCPVVLETTL, from the coding sequence ATGAAATTGGTTTCCTGGAATGTGAATGGAATTAGAGCTTGTGTTAAAAAAGGATTTTTAGATTACTTTAAAGATGTGGATGCAGATATTTTTTGCCTTCAAGAAACTAAGCTTCAAGAAGGGCAAATTTCACTTGAATTGGAAGGGTACCATCAATATTGGAATTATGCATTGAAAAAAGGATATTCAGGTACAGCCATATTCACGAAGGAAAAACCGCTTTCAGTGAAATATGGTGTTGGGGAGATGGACGAGGAACCCGAAGGCAGAATCATAACATTGGAATTCGAGAATTTCTATATGGTGAATGTATATACACCCAATGCCAAAAGGGATTTATCAAGGCTTGATTACCGTCTCGAGTGGGAAGATGGGATGATTGATTATCTTAAAAAACTTGATTTGGTGAAGCCGGTTATTTTCTGTGGGGACCTCAATGTTGCACATCAGGAAATCGACTTAAAAAACCCGAAACCTAATATTGGGAATTCCGGATTCACTAATGAAGAACGTGGAAAGATGACTGAATTACTCGGTGCAGGGTTTATCGATACATTTCGCCATTTTTATCCTAAACAGGAAGGCGCCTACACTTGGTGGTCATATATGGCAAAAGTAAGAGAGCGGAATATCGGTTGGAGAATTGATTATTTTATTGTTTCAAAACGGCTGGCGGATTCTTTAATTGAGGCTAACATTCACTGCGATGTAATGGGAAGTGATCATTGCCCGGTTGTCTTGGAAACTACCCTCTAA
- the cls gene encoding cardiolipin synthase yields the protein MRRRRMEIVFLFILMAAVYMILFTHVSFNVKLFFIGLYIFVMFVTMFSLMLENRFAHETLLWMYVLLFFPVFGYVFYLFSGQLYLKGYLFRSKRKKDREEWKSLVTHVSSPDLTFLNNHQQAFAAFAKNASETTISTSSQTEVLKNGNETFTEIIKQLKKAEKFIHIEYYIFRSDRLGTEIIDILIEKAKDGVEVLFIFDAAGSLSLSNNEVKRMKNAGIKAYPFSPLKHGFFNQKFNFRNHRKIIIIDGEIGFVGGLNVGEEYLGRNKNIGFWRDTHMVLKGEAVYMLHTVFLLDWEYVSGEDVLQKRPVFKNNVKQGDGAVQVVASGPDTQQGIMSDFYYSLITSATESIWIASPYFVPNQAIKAAIKHAAIKGIQVRVMVPAVNDGFLTQYGSRSYFGELLQFGVEVYTYKKGFLHQKIIIVDGDMASIGTANMDMRSFHLNFEVNVFLMGSCSIDDLVTHYKEDMIDSDKLDLISYNNRGLLERSKESFARLFSNIL from the coding sequence ATGAGAAGAAGAAGAATGGAAATTGTATTTTTATTTATTTTAATGGCTGCAGTTTATATGATCCTGTTCACTCATGTCAGCTTCAACGTGAAGCTATTTTTTATTGGATTATATATTTTTGTCATGTTTGTTACCATGTTTTCACTAATGCTGGAAAATAGATTTGCTCACGAGACCCTTTTATGGATGTACGTGCTTTTGTTTTTCCCTGTATTTGGTTATGTGTTTTATCTATTTTCAGGACAGCTCTATTTAAAGGGGTATTTGTTTAGAAGTAAAAGAAAAAAAGATCGGGAAGAATGGAAGAGTCTTGTCACTCATGTATCATCGCCAGATTTAACGTTCTTGAATAATCATCAGCAAGCATTCGCAGCTTTTGCCAAAAATGCTTCTGAGACCACTATAAGTACATCTTCACAAACGGAAGTATTGAAAAATGGGAACGAAACGTTTACAGAAATCATCAAACAGTTAAAAAAGGCTGAAAAATTCATCCATATTGAATATTATATTTTTCGTTCAGACAGGCTGGGGACCGAAATAATAGATATCCTAATAGAAAAAGCAAAAGATGGTGTGGAAGTTTTATTCATTTTTGATGCCGCCGGTAGTTTAAGCCTTTCAAATAATGAAGTAAAGCGGATGAAAAATGCAGGAATAAAAGCATATCCATTTTCGCCTCTGAAACATGGTTTTTTCAATCAAAAGTTTAATTTTAGGAATCATCGAAAAATCATCATCATTGATGGGGAAATTGGCTTTGTAGGCGGTTTAAACGTAGGGGAGGAATATTTAGGACGAAATAAGAACATTGGATTTTGGAGAGATACACATATGGTCCTAAAAGGTGAAGCAGTATATATGCTTCATACTGTTTTCCTTTTGGATTGGGAATATGTAAGTGGGGAAGATGTATTGCAGAAACGTCCGGTATTCAAAAATAATGTTAAACAAGGGGATGGAGCTGTCCAGGTAGTTGCGAGCGGACCGGATACACAACAGGGAATCATGAGTGATTTTTACTATTCGCTTATCACTAGCGCCACTGAATCAATTTGGATAGCGAGTCCATACTTCGTACCTAATCAAGCGATTAAAGCAGCAATTAAACATGCCGCCATTAAGGGGATACAAGTTAGGGTTATGGTACCCGCAGTAAATGATGGGTTTTTAACTCAATATGGCAGCCGCTCCTACTTCGGGGAGCTGCTACAATTCGGTGTAGAGGTATACACGTATAAAAAGGGTTTTTTACATCAGAAAATTATAATCGTAGATGGTGATATGGCTTCCATAGGGACGGCAAACATGGATATGAGGAGTTTTCATCTGAATTTCGAAGTGAATGTCTTTCTTATGGGCAGCTGTTCCATTGATGATCTTGTCACTCATTATAAAGAGGATATGATCGATAGTGACAAACTAGATCTAATTAGTTATAACAATCGTGGCTTACTGGAACGTTCAAAAGAATCATTTGCCAGATTGTTTTCGAATATCCTCTAA
- the glgA gene encoding glycogen synthase GlgA, which produces MNVVFAASECAPFIKTGGLGDVIGALPKALKKQGVHVSVILPKYGDLPNRFKQELKHMTSIEVPVGWRQQFCGIEKLVADGITYYFLDNEYYFKRHGSYGFFDDGERFAFFSRAVLEALPYLEEKPDVIHCHDWQTGLVSVLLKAHYHNHPFYQDIKTIFTIHNLRYQGVYPKAVLAELLDLSELYFNIDGLEFHGNVSYLKAGLAFSNIVTTVSPSYAEEIQSPYFGENLDGFLRKRNGDLKGIVNGVDYEEYNPAEDEHLPVPFDSYEGKMENKRQLQESLNLPINDGIPVISMVTRLVDQKGIDLILHVFHEMMNQGIQFILLGTGDEHYESSFRHLADQYPNQVSVNTSFDEGLARRIYAGSDLFLMPSQFEPCGIGQLLALRYGTLPLVRETGGLRDTVIPYNQFTGEGNGFSFTNYNAHDMLHTIEQSVGLYKFQPKRWRNLVENAMKLDFSWTSSSLKYMELYESLIPVSCQEVIIG; this is translated from the coding sequence ATGAACGTTGTATTTGCTGCTTCAGAATGCGCCCCCTTTATAAAAACGGGAGGGCTCGGAGACGTTATAGGCGCGCTCCCGAAAGCGCTAAAAAAACAGGGTGTCCATGTAAGTGTCATCCTTCCTAAATACGGGGATCTGCCAAACCGCTTCAAACAGGAACTGAAACATATGACGAGTATCGAAGTTCCTGTCGGTTGGCGCCAGCAATTTTGTGGTATCGAAAAACTTGTTGCTGATGGAATTACATATTATTTCCTGGATAATGAATATTATTTTAAAAGGCATGGGAGTTATGGTTTTTTTGATGATGGCGAAAGATTCGCCTTCTTTTCCCGTGCAGTATTAGAGGCTTTACCCTATTTAGAAGAAAAGCCGGATGTCATACACTGTCACGATTGGCAAACTGGCCTTGTCAGTGTTTTGCTGAAAGCTCATTATCATAACCATCCTTTCTATCAGGATATTAAAACGATATTTACCATACATAATTTACGCTATCAAGGAGTTTATCCTAAAGCTGTTTTAGCAGAATTACTGGATTTGAGTGAGTTATATTTTAATATCGATGGTCTTGAATTCCATGGGAATGTCAGTTATTTGAAAGCTGGATTAGCTTTCTCTAACATAGTCACAACTGTCAGCCCAAGTTATGCGGAAGAAATTCAAAGTCCCTATTTTGGGGAAAATCTGGATGGGTTTTTAAGGAAAAGGAATGGTGACCTTAAAGGGATTGTCAATGGTGTCGATTATGAGGAATATAATCCTGCGGAAGATGAACATCTTCCTGTTCCATTCGATTCCTATGAGGGTAAGATGGAGAATAAACGTCAGTTACAGGAATCGCTGAATCTTCCGATTAATGATGGAATCCCTGTTATATCAATGGTGACCAGACTTGTTGATCAAAAAGGAATCGATCTTATTCTCCATGTATTTCATGAAATGATGAATCAAGGGATTCAATTCATCCTTTTAGGTACGGGTGATGAGCATTATGAATCTTCATTTCGCCATTTAGCTGACCAGTATCCAAATCAGGTTTCAGTAAATACATCTTTTGATGAGGGTTTAGCTAGGCGCATTTATGCAGGTTCTGATTTATTTCTGATGCCTTCCCAATTCGAACCATGTGGTATTGGCCAACTATTAGCCCTTCGTTATGGTACTCTGCCGTTAGTGAGGGAGACAGGCGGACTTCGTGATACGGTCATTCCGTATAATCAATTTACTGGTGAGGGGAATGGCTTCAGTTTTACGAATTATAATGCTCACGATATGCTTCATACAATTGAACAATCTGTTGGGCTGTACAAATTCCAGCCGAAAAGATGGAGGAATCTGGTCGAAAACGCAATGAAGTTAGACTTCAGTTGGACATCATCTTCCTTAAAGTATATGGAGCTATATGAATCTCTGATTCCTGTCTCCTGTCAAGAAGTGATAATTGGATAG
- the glgD gene encoding glucose-1-phosphate adenylyltransferase subunit GlgD, protein MENVLGIINLINEKQHLKDLTAHRNVASVPFGGRYRLIDFTMSNFINADVSKVAVFPKEKYLSVMDHLGSGKEWNLDRRSGGLYILPPIHPDETVTGDMKQFYDHLSFFERAEADTVIISPGSHVCKLDFNEVLDYHKKHKADITVVYKDYEGELIEKPIYHTCSVDSDEDITDISFYTIPRPGDHVCLETFIISKTLLVNLIKSCVASGEYDFLKDAVKANLHRFTVKGYNFTGDMPFIHSIESFHSSNMNFLNPSVIRSFFGDTWDVYTKIKHEAPTKYSRSSKVTNSLIANGCVIEGTVENSILFRGVKVKKGAIIKNSIIMQKGVIEEGAIVENIITDKEVKITSEKSVIGLKQPTVIKKAEVI, encoded by the coding sequence ATGGAAAACGTGTTGGGTATTATTAACTTAATCAATGAAAAACAACATTTAAAAGATCTGACTGCTCACCGTAATGTAGCATCGGTGCCATTTGGTGGACGCTACCGTTTGATTGACTTTACGATGTCTAACTTCATAAATGCGGATGTATCGAAAGTGGCCGTTTTTCCAAAGGAAAAATATCTCTCGGTTATGGATCATCTTGGATCAGGTAAAGAATGGAACTTGGATCGGCGTTCAGGGGGATTATACATCTTGCCCCCTATCCATCCGGATGAAACGGTAACAGGCGATATGAAGCAATTCTACGATCACCTCAGCTTTTTCGAACGTGCAGAGGCAGATACTGTCATCATTTCTCCTGGAAGCCATGTATGCAAATTGGATTTTAATGAAGTGCTTGATTATCATAAAAAACATAAAGCGGATATCACGGTCGTATATAAGGATTATGAAGGGGAATTGATTGAAAAACCAATCTATCACACCTGCTCAGTAGATTCGGATGAAGACATCACTGACATTAGCTTCTACACAATCCCTAGACCTGGTGACCATGTTTGTCTAGAAACCTTCATCATAAGTAAAACCCTATTGGTGAACTTGATCAAAAGCTGTGTTGCCAGTGGAGAATATGACTTTTTGAAAGATGCTGTGAAAGCCAATCTTCATCGTTTTACCGTCAAAGGCTACAATTTTACTGGAGATATGCCGTTCATCCATTCCATTGAAAGTTTCCATTCCAGTAATATGAATTTCCTGAACCCTTCGGTCATCCGTTCTTTCTTCGGAGATACTTGGGATGTTTATACAAAAATCAAGCATGAGGCACCGACCAAATATTCACGTTCTTCAAAGGTTACCAATTCATTGATAGCCAACGGTTGTGTTATTGAAGGGACTGTCGAAAACAGTATTCTCTTCCGTGGGGTAAAGGTTAAAAAGGGCGCGATTATAAAAAATAGCATCATCATGCAAAAAGGCGTGATCGAAGAAGGCGCTATCGTAGAAAATATCATTACCGATAAAGAAGTGAAAATTACTAGTGAAAAATCCGTAATTGGTTTAAAACAGCCGACTGTAATAAAAAAAGCTGAAGTAATTTAA